One window from the genome of Candidatus Synechococcus calcipolaris G9 encodes:
- a CDS encoding fimbria/pilus outer membrane usher protein, whose protein sequence is MVPPGPFRLVNLPQSGGFNRVRVIVRGLDGQEQVFDSGFVQFSSLLEPGLSEFNVALGFERQGLGQDSFSYDNDWRFLAYYRRGLLSNVTAGGRIEASSQVVSGGLTVSTALPVGTIDLAGAFSSANGVNGSAAAIAYTYPGNFLSFSGGLRLQSPDYATTSLDPGRDRPLLQSFVSARVPLGSRASLSGQYNLTNPRDQGINNRISIQTQIRVATNVNLFLQAARSQFRPNDPVNEFSIGLNYFLGNSTSLNAGWRQRGDEGVPTLSVQRSLPPGEGYGYRVELQQQATQSRAATSFSYNTPWSRYQLGYTQSGDIGSNLMVAEGGIVAIGGEVYATRPVQGSFALIQVPDSPNVRGYLSNQEIGRTNRRGNLLIPSLLPYFGNQLSINDQDIDLDFDVGETSQLIAPPFRGGAIARFNVRRVQNIIGAIALEKAGEKIIPSYGQLIIRVGDRREVSPLTQAGEFFFDNIDPGTYTAEVAYQEDICVFEITIPASDELFITLEPLVCSLAQP, encoded by the coding sequence TTGATTCCGGTTTTGTCCAGTTTTCCAGTTTACTGGAACCGGGCCTGTCGGAATTTAATGTCGCCCTTGGCTTTGAACGCCAAGGTTTGGGCCAGGATAGTTTTAGCTACGATAACGATTGGCGATTTTTAGCCTATTACCGTCGTGGTCTACTCAGTAACGTGACGGCGGGGGGACGCATTGAAGCGAGTTCTCAGGTGGTGAGTGGGGGGCTGACGGTTAGTACGGCCTTGCCGGTGGGCACGATTGATTTGGCCGGGGCCTTCAGTTCTGCCAATGGTGTGAATGGTTCGGCCGCCGCGATCGCCTACACCTATCCCGGTAATTTTCTCTCCTTTAGTGGGGGTCTGCGTCTCCAAAGTCCTGACTATGCCACCACCAGTTTAGACCCTGGCCGCGATCGCCCCCTATTGCAAAGTTTTGTTAGTGCCAGGGTTCCCCTGGGATCCCGAGCCTCCCTCAGTGGCCAGTACAACCTCACCAATCCTCGGGATCAGGGCATTAACAATCGCATTAGTATCCAAACTCAAATTCGTGTTGCCACCAATGTCAATCTCTTCCTCCAAGCCGCCCGTTCCCAATTTCGCCCCAACGATCCGGTGAATGAATTTTCCATTGGCTTAAATTATTTCCTGGGGAATAGTACCTCCCTTAATGCCGGCTGGCGACAACGGGGAGATGAGGGGGTTCCCACCCTATCGGTACAGCGTTCCTTGCCCCCTGGGGAAGGCTATGGCTACCGGGTTGAACTACAGCAACAAGCTACCCAAAGTCGGGCTGCTACATCCTTTTCCTACAATACGCCCTGGAGCCGGTATCAGTTGGGTTATACCCAGTCCGGGGATATTGGTTCCAATCTCATGGTTGCAGAAGGGGGAATTGTTGCCATTGGTGGTGAGGTCTATGCGACGCGGCCCGTACAGGGAAGTTTTGCCCTGATTCAAGTGCCCGATTCGCCTAATGTGCGGGGCTACCTGAGTAATCAAGAAATTGGCCGCACAAACCGCCGTGGAAATTTACTCATTCCCAGTCTCCTGCCCTATTTTGGCAATCAACTCAGTATTAATGACCAGGATATTGATCTTGATTTTGATGTGGGTGAAACCAGTCAACTCATCGCCCCCCCCTTTCGCGGCGGAGCCATTGCCCGATTTAATGTCCGCCGTGTTCAGAATATTATCGGTGCGATCGCCCTGGAAAAAGCCGGGGAAAAGATTATTCCTAGTTATGGTCAATTGATTATTCGGGTGGGCGATCGCCGCGAAGTCTCTCCCCTAACCCAAGCTGGAGAATTTTTCTTTGATAATATCGATCCGGGAACCTACACCGCCGAAGTCGCCTATCAAGAGGATATTTGTGTCTTTGAGATCACTATTCCCGCAAGTGATGAGCTATTTATTACGCTGGAACCCTTAGTCTGTTCTTTAGCGCAACCCTAA
- a CDS encoding amino acid ABC transporter permease, with translation MVNFLRGLVSQRRFWQWTGQALGVAGVGLLIYFLGQNLAFNLDQLGLQPSFSFLQYQAGFAIGETVIPYRPTQSYWWALFVGFVNSLRVIGAGLVLATLLGLVAGIARLSSNWLLRQIALVYVELLRNMPLLLQLLFWYFGVFLSSTAAGQSFLGFALNQQGMTLPGGIHLSPEFSALWLGLSVYTGTFIAEIIRGGIQSVPKGQSEAAQSLGLTPTQTLWLVILPQALRSIVPPLGNQYLNLAKNSSLAIAVGYPDLYAVASTTYNQTGRALEVMLLLMVTYLSLSLIISLAMNLYNRSQLKHQ, from the coding sequence ATGGTTAATTTTCTACGGGGTCTGGTGAGTCAACGTCGCTTTTGGCAATGGACAGGCCAGGCCCTAGGGGTCGCCGGGGTGGGATTACTGATTTATTTTTTAGGACAAAATCTGGCTTTTAATCTAGATCAGTTGGGTTTGCAGCCAAGTTTTAGTTTCCTCCAGTATCAGGCGGGATTTGCCATTGGCGAAACGGTGATTCCCTATCGACCCACCCAAAGCTACTGGTGGGCCCTATTCGTCGGGTTTGTCAATTCCCTACGGGTGATTGGGGCAGGTCTCGTCTTGGCCACGCTTCTGGGACTGGTGGCTGGGATTGCCCGCCTATCCAGTAATTGGCTGCTGCGGCAAATTGCCTTGGTCTATGTGGAACTACTGCGGAATATGCCCTTACTGTTGCAGTTATTGTTCTGGTATTTTGGAGTTTTCCTGAGTTCTACGGCGGCGGGCCAGTCCTTCTTGGGATTTGCCTTAAATCAACAGGGGATGACCTTGCCCGGAGGAATCCATCTATCCCCAGAATTTTCGGCTCTGTGGTTGGGGCTGTCGGTCTATACTGGAACATTTATTGCCGAAATTATTCGCGGTGGCATCCAGAGTGTGCCCAAGGGCCAGTCAGAAGCGGCCCAATCCCTGGGATTAACTCCTACTCAAACCCTCTGGTTGGTGATTTTGCCCCAAGCTCTGCGCTCCATTGTCCCTCCCCTGGGGAATCAGTACCTTAATCTCGCTAAAAATTCTAGCTTGGCGATCGCCGTGGGCTATCCCGATCTCTATGCCGTTGCCTCGACCACCTATAACCAAACCGGCCGGGCCCTAGAAGTAATGCTCCTGCTCATGGTTACATACCTGAGCCTGAGTTTAATCATTTCCTTGGCAATGAATCTTTATAATCGGAGTCAGTTGAAACATCAGTGA
- the hisF gene encoding imidazole glycerol phosphate synthase subunit HisF, whose translation MLAKRILPCLDVKSGRVVKGVNFVNLRDAGDPVELAQVYNQAGADELVFLDITATHEERSIILDVVYRTAEQVFIPLTVGGGIQSLAQIKELLRAGADKISLNSAAVREPNLVNQASDRFGVQCIVVAIDARRRPDSDPTHPTWEVFVRGGREATGLDAVKWALEMEQRGAGELLVTSMDADGTQAGYDLALTRAIAEQVQIPVIASGGAGTCEHIHQALTTGQAQAALLASLLHYGQLSIEQIKAYLAQHQVPVRHG comes from the coding sequence ATGCTGGCAAAGCGAATTCTGCCCTGTTTAGATGTGAAGTCCGGCCGGGTCGTCAAGGGAGTCAATTTTGTCAATCTCCGGGATGCAGGAGATCCGGTGGAACTGGCCCAGGTGTATAACCAGGCCGGGGCCGATGAACTCGTCTTTCTGGACATTACCGCCACCCATGAGGAGCGGAGCATCATTTTAGATGTGGTCTACCGCACGGCGGAACAGGTGTTTATTCCCCTGACCGTGGGGGGTGGGATTCAATCCCTGGCTCAGATCAAAGAGCTACTCCGGGCCGGAGCCGATAAAATCAGTTTGAATTCGGCGGCGGTGCGGGAACCGAATTTGGTCAATCAAGCCAGCGATCGCTTTGGGGTGCAATGTATTGTGGTGGCCATCGATGCCCGTCGCCGCCCCGATAGTGACCCCACCCATCCCACCTGGGAGGTCTTTGTCCGGGGAGGGCGGGAAGCCACGGGTTTAGATGCGGTGAAATGGGCCCTGGAAATGGAACAGCGAGGGGCCGGGGAACTGCTGGTCACCAGTATGGATGCCGATGGTACCCAGGCCGGTTACGACTTAGCCTTGACACGGGCGATCGCCGAGCAGGTACAGATTCCCGTCATTGCCTCTGGGGGAGCGGGAACCTGTGAGCATATCCATCAAGCCCTCACCACCGGCCAGGCCCAAGCAGCTCTTTTAGCTTCCTTACTCCACTACGGACAATTAAGTATTGAACAAATTAAAGCCTACCTAGCCCAGCATCAGGTTCCCGTTCGCCATGGTTAA
- a CDS encoding DUF3177 family protein, translating to MSLELLRSLVWMDYRLAVVFTVVLPLILLLWAVIQNVPAITHLLVIYWRVASLLVITVYLMIPQWPVSYVTGFAALVLIPISLWFWADLNEEISDRKDLLGQIFSSWRWAVTLYCVLAALGQAFYLRCAFIPDEVSTAACQVWLEAPLSYKELLHVNAKPGTLGFFAAAALIIYVLYLSYFVFVRLPKQGRSATGL from the coding sequence ATGTCCTTGGAATTGTTGCGATCGCTGGTGTGGATGGATTATCGGTTAGCGGTGGTTTTTACCGTCGTCCTGCCCTTAATTCTTTTACTCTGGGCGGTTATTCAAAATGTGCCGGCCATCACCCATTTGCTCGTGATTTATTGGCGGGTGGCCAGCCTCCTGGTGATCACAGTTTATTTGATGATTCCCCAATGGCCCGTCTCCTACGTGACCGGGTTTGCCGCCCTAGTTCTCATTCCCATTAGTCTCTGGTTTTGGGCCGATTTGAACGAAGAAATTAGCGATCGCAAAGATCTGCTCGGCCAAATCTTTAGTAGCTGGCGGTGGGCCGTCACCCTTTATTGCGTCCTTGCTGCCCTCGGCCAAGCCTTTTACCTCCGCTGTGCCTTTATTCCCGATGAGGTAAGTACCGCCGCCTGCCAAGTGTGGTTAGAAGCTCCCCTCAGCTACAAAGAACTGCTCCATGTGAATGCCAAACCAGGAACCCTCGGCTTTTTTGCTGCCGCTGCCCTGATTATCTACGTGCTGTACCTCAGCTATTTTGTTTTTGTGCGTTTACCCAAACAGGGACGCTCTGCCACCGGCCTATGA
- a CDS encoding NAD(P)/FAD-dependent oxidoreductase, whose product MGDKTMEQHQTVPQALAQKVIVIGGGAAGFFGAIACGEACADCQITLLEAAPKVLAKVRISGGGRCNVTHHCFDPALLVQNYPRGGKALRGAFSRFQPQDTIAWYKKRGVRLHTEADGRMFPVTNDSGTIIHCLMAEAQRLGIRVQTKSAVQRVERQDGQFRVILRSQEVYGCDRLLLATGSSPQGYAIARSLGHTLEPPVPSLFTFNVPDPHLHNLAGIGLDSVRVQLSLPGVPPLIQTGPILITHWGLSGPVILKLSAWGARVLHDAGYQGTLQINWLAHLPLEQLRQRLQDARKESPKRAIANYCPLEVPQRLWHYWLHQVGLDPTLTWANLPKSALNQLVSAISKGTFHLRGKGVFKDEFVTCGGIKLSEVNFKTMESRPCPGLFLAGEVLDIDGITGGFNFQSAWTTGWLAGQGLCQESSA is encoded by the coding sequence ATGGGGGATAAAACCATGGAGCAACACCAAACCGTACCCCAAGCATTGGCCCAAAAAGTTATTGTGATTGGCGGTGGTGCGGCGGGCTTTTTCGGGGCGATCGCCTGTGGGGAAGCCTGTGCAGATTGCCAGATTACCCTATTGGAAGCGGCCCCCAAGGTCTTGGCAAAAGTGCGTATTTCTGGGGGCGGGCGGTGCAATGTCACTCATCACTGCTTTGATCCGGCCCTGCTGGTGCAGAATTATCCACGGGGGGGAAAGGCTCTGCGCGGGGCATTTAGTCGATTTCAGCCCCAAGATACAATTGCTTGGTACAAAAAACGGGGGGTTCGTTTACACACTGAAGCCGACGGCCGGATGTTTCCTGTCACCAATGATTCGGGGACAATCATTCATTGCCTCATGGCGGAAGCGCAACGGTTAGGGATTCGGGTTCAGACCAAGTCGGCGGTGCAAAGGGTTGAGCGGCAAGACGGTCAGTTTCGGGTGATCCTGCGTTCCCAAGAGGTCTATGGCTGCGATCGCCTACTTTTGGCAACGGGTAGTAGTCCCCAGGGGTATGCCATTGCCCGATCCCTGGGCCACACCCTAGAGCCACCAGTTCCGTCCCTCTTTACCTTCAATGTGCCAGACCCCCACCTCCACAACCTCGCTGGCATTGGCCTGGATTCCGTTAGGGTGCAACTATCCCTGCCCGGAGTTCCCCCCCTGATTCAAACGGGGCCGATTCTAATCACCCACTGGGGATTGAGTGGCCCGGTAATTCTCAAACTTTCCGCCTGGGGGGCGCGGGTTCTCCACGATGCCGGTTATCAAGGCACCCTTCAAATCAACTGGCTTGCCCACCTACCGCTGGAGCAACTTCGCCAACGTTTACAAGACGCTCGAAAGGAGTCTCCCAAACGGGCGATCGCCAATTATTGTCCCCTTGAGGTTCCCCAGCGGCTATGGCACTACTGGCTACATCAGGTGGGTTTAGACCCTACCCTAACCTGGGCCAATCTCCCTAAATCAGCCCTAAATCAACTGGTGTCTGCCATCTCCAAGGGCACGTTTCATTTGCGGGGCAAGGGAGTCTTCAAAGATGAATTCGTCACCTGTGGCGGGATTAAACTCTCGGAAGTCAATTTTAAGACGATGGAAAGTCGCCCCTGTCCCGGATTATTTTTGGCCGGCGAGGTACTAGATATTGACGGAATTACCGGCGGATTTAACTTTCAGAGTGCTTGGACAACAGGTTGGCTAGCGGGCCAGGGTCTTTGTCAGGAATCATCGGCATAA
- a CDS encoding MGMT family protein codes for MNLRQDIYQLVRQIPPGSVATYGQIAHLLGLPNHARQVGYALYQVALDSDIPWHRVINAQGKISTAPQRHGTDEQQRWRLEAEGIEFDPQGRIDLKRFGWRPLGEKHGG; via the coding sequence ATGAATCTCCGGCAGGACATCTATCAACTGGTGCGGCAAATTCCACCGGGGTCTGTAGCCACCTACGGTCAAATTGCCCATTTATTGGGGTTGCCTAATCACGCTCGTCAGGTGGGCTATGCTCTCTATCAGGTTGCCCTGGATTCGGATATTCCCTGGCATCGGGTGATCAATGCCCAGGGTAAGATTTCCACCGCACCCCAACGCCATGGAACCGATGAACAGCAACGGTGGCGATTAGAAGCCGAAGGCATTGAATTTGACCCCCAAGGGCGTATTGATCTGAAGCGTTTTGGTTGGCGGCCCCTAGGAGAAAAACATGGGGGATAA
- a CDS encoding SH3 domain-containing protein, whose protein sequence is MKSSRILQWLLGTTLGLGLMVLLFASVLGIFSQGLLLPPERPEFTNDFPQAMAESPEATTEAGEDTEEPEPSPEPSPEPDNTTARVSYGEGLRIRDRPDRSGEPLGGVSFDEEVILLEQSDDGEWQRIRTQDGLEGWVLGFGLTSSP, encoded by the coding sequence ATGAAATCATCCCGTATCCTGCAATGGCTTCTTGGTACCACCCTTGGGCTGGGTCTCATGGTGCTATTGTTTGCCAGTGTCCTAGGTATTTTTTCCCAGGGTCTGTTGCTACCGCCGGAACGACCAGAATTTACCAATGATTTTCCCCAAGCCATGGCGGAGTCCCCAGAAGCAACGACTGAGGCGGGGGAAGATACGGAAGAACCGGAGCCATCTCCTGAACCCTCACCGGAACCAGACAATACCACTGCCCGTGTGAGCTATGGCGAAGGTCTGCGCATCCGCGATCGCCCGGATCGGAGTGGGGAACCGTTGGGTGGGGTGAGTTTTGACGAAGAGGTGATTCTCCTGGAACAAAGCGATGATGGGGAGTGGCAAAGGATCCGTACCCAGGATGGTCTTGAAGGCTGGGTTCTAGGGTTCGGCCTAACGTCATCCCCATAA
- a CDS encoding AAA family ATPase → MSFSQDFELLLRARYPLLYIPSREEERLEGVLQHIAETYNNRAVYVWDFVEGYQGNPNDGGTAKRNPLQALEFIEKLPHTAAALIILRDFHRFLEDISISRKLRNLARLLKSQPKNLILLAPEVAIPADLSDVITVVEFPLPSSSDIRAELERLCQGLGQPLSPQSLDEVVRACQGLTLERIRRVLGRAIASHGSLYPEDVDLILEEKRQILRQTQILDFYPATESIADLGGLDNLKDWLMRRGGAFSERARQYGLPHPRGLLLVGIQGTGKSLTAKVIAHHWHLPLLRLDVGRLFAGLVGESESRTRQMLQIAEALAPCILWIDEIDKAFAGMDGRGDAGTSSRVFGTFITWLAEKQSPVFVVATANNIKSLPPEMLRKGRFDEIFFVGLPHQEERRAIFEVHISRVRPHTLNQYDLERLAYETIDFSGAEIEQCLIEAMHLAFSQDRDFTTEDLLQAASEIVPLARTAREDVHLLQEWAAAGKARLASRAASMSPPRS, encoded by the coding sequence GTGAGTTTTTCCCAGGACTTTGAACTCCTTTTGCGGGCCCGTTATCCCTTGCTGTATATCCCCAGCCGCGAGGAAGAGCGACTAGAGGGGGTTTTACAGCACATTGCCGAAACCTATAACAATCGGGCCGTCTATGTCTGGGATTTTGTGGAAGGCTACCAAGGAAATCCCAATGATGGGGGTACGGCCAAACGGAATCCCCTCCAAGCCCTAGAGTTTATTGAAAAACTTCCCCACACCGCCGCCGCCTTGATCATTCTGCGGGACTTTCACCGTTTTTTGGAGGACATCTCCATTTCGCGGAAGCTGCGAAACTTAGCCCGCCTCCTCAAGTCCCAGCCGAAAAATCTAATTTTATTGGCCCCAGAGGTGGCCATTCCCGCAGATCTCAGTGACGTGATCACCGTGGTTGAGTTTCCCTTACCCAGCAGCAGCGATATTCGGGCAGAACTGGAACGTCTTTGCCAAGGCCTCGGTCAACCCCTGTCTCCCCAATCCCTCGATGAGGTGGTGCGGGCCTGCCAAGGATTGACCCTAGAGCGGATTCGTCGGGTCTTAGGCCGGGCGATCGCCAGCCATGGTTCCCTCTATCCCGAGGATGTGGATTTAATTTTGGAGGAGAAGCGGCAAATCCTGCGGCAAACCCAAATTCTTGACTTTTATCCCGCCACCGAATCCATTGCGGATCTGGGGGGACTGGATAACCTCAAAGATTGGCTGATGAGGCGGGGAGGAGCCTTTTCGGAGCGGGCGCGGCAGTACGGTCTTCCCCATCCACGGGGGTTGCTGCTTGTCGGCATTCAAGGTACGGGAAAATCCCTCACAGCCAAAGTAATTGCCCACCATTGGCACTTGCCCCTCCTGCGTCTGGATGTGGGTCGTTTATTTGCGGGTTTGGTGGGGGAATCAGAATCCCGTACACGACAAATGCTGCAAATTGCTGAAGCCTTAGCTCCTTGTATTCTCTGGATTGATGAAATTGATAAAGCCTTTGCCGGAATGGATGGCCGTGGCGATGCGGGCACCAGTAGCCGTGTATTTGGTACGTTTATTACCTGGCTGGCGGAGAAGCAATCGCCGGTTTTTGTCGTGGCAACAGCCAATAACATTAAATCTCTGCCGCCGGAAATGCTTCGCAAAGGGCGATTTGACGAGATTTTTTTCGTGGGTTTACCCCATCAGGAGGAGCGACGGGCCATTTTTGAGGTTCACATCTCCCGAGTTCGCCCCCATACCCTGAATCAGTATGATCTGGAACGCTTAGCCTACGAAACCATTGATTTTTCCGGTGCAGAAATTGAACAATGTTTGATTGAGGCCATGCACCTCGCCTTTAGTCAAGATCGGGACTTTACGACGGAGGATCTCCTTCAAGCCGCCAGTGAAATTGTGCCCCTGGCCCGAACCGCTCGGGAGGATGTTCATTTACTCCAGGAGTGGGCTGCGGCCGGGAAAGCTCGCCTAGCCTCTCGCGCCGCCTCAATGTCGCCACCACGCTCCTAA
- a CDS encoding YceD family protein, whose protein sequence is MAPAHPLIITDLLSLPDQTYIWSVLESWGELSTLTPVQGWLKVTHLKSYIQVKTEVKTIITLTCDRCLQNYNHRLFCDAEELLWLATATEPDAPQDGLAGDLVEAVDAQGTLDLADWLYQQLCLALPHPQRCEATCPGIQLKPEPITPPTESWDDRWAALAQLRQALEPNNVEKN, encoded by the coding sequence GTGGCCCCAGCCCATCCCCTGATCATTACGGATCTGCTTTCCTTGCCGGATCAAACCTATATTTGGTCGGTGCTGGAGTCTTGGGGTGAATTATCCACCTTGACCCCTGTGCAGGGGTGGCTAAAAGTGACTCACCTGAAATCCTATATCCAGGTTAAAACCGAAGTTAAGACCATTATTACCCTCACCTGCGATCGCTGCCTGCAAAACTATAACCATCGTCTCTTCTGCGATGCCGAAGAACTCCTGTGGTTAGCCACCGCCACTGAACCCGATGCCCCCCAGGATGGTCTAGCCGGAGATCTGGTGGAAGCAGTCGATGCCCAAGGAACCCTTGATCTAGCGGATTGGCTCTACCAACAGTTGTGTTTAGCCTTGCCCCATCCCCAACGCTGTGAAGCCACCTGTCCCGGAATTCAACTAAAGCCGGAACCGATTACCCCACCCACGGAATCCTGGGATGATCGCTGGGCCGCCCTGGCCCAACTTCGCCAAGCCCTTGAACCGAATAACGTTGAAAAAAATTAG
- a CDS encoding BLUF domain-containing protein, whose translation MSLHRLLYLSSATEGLSYPDLREIMAKSEANNLRDGITGMLCFGNNMFVQTLEGDRRRISDTYGRILQDPRHHSAEIVEFCEIDSRIFTNWSMRLVQLGEMDSETMRTLRLTYSPAATFEPAAMNAKQCLSFLKELYVIHQGGG comes from the coding sequence ATGAGTCTCCATCGTCTGCTATACCTTAGTTCTGCTACAGAGGGCCTGAGTTATCCAGATCTGCGGGAAATTATGGCCAAGTCAGAGGCGAATAACCTGCGGGATGGGATTACCGGAATGCTCTGCTTTGGCAATAATATGTTTGTCCAAACCCTAGAGGGCGATCGCCGCCGTATCAGTGACACCTATGGCCGCATTCTCCAGGATCCCCGCCACCACAGTGCGGAAATTGTTGAGTTTTGCGAAATTGATTCCCGCATCTTTACCAACTGGTCCATGCGGTTAGTGCAGTTAGGGGAAATGGATTCGGAAACGATGCGAACCCTACGCCTAACCTATTCCCCAGCGGCCACCTTTGAGCCAGCGGCCATGAATGCCAAGCAATGCCTCAGTTTCCTAAAAGAGTTATACGTTATTCATCAGGGGGGAGGGTAG
- the petD gene encoding cytochrome b6-f complex subunit IV: protein MAKVLKKPDLSDPALKAKLKKGMGHNYYGEPAWPNDLLYIFPVVIMGSIALVIGLAIMDPAMIGEPANPFATPLEILPEWYLYPTFQIFRVVPNKLLGVLMNGAIPLGLILIPFIENINKFQNPFRRPVAMAVFMFGTLVTLWLGVGAAFPLDKSLTLGLF, encoded by the coding sequence ATGGCTAAAGTTTTGAAAAAGCCTGACCTCAGTGACCCCGCCCTAAAGGCGAAGCTGAAAAAAGGCATGGGTCATAACTACTATGGCGAACCTGCCTGGCCCAATGACCTCCTCTATATTTTTCCCGTGGTCATTATGGGATCCATTGCCTTGGTAATTGGCTTGGCGATTATGGATCCTGCCATGATTGGTGAACCTGCTAATCCCTTTGCTACCCCCCTAGAAATCCTACCCGAGTGGTATTTATATCCCACATTCCAGATTTTCCGGGTGGTTCCCAATAAACTTTTAGGTGTCTTGATGAATGGAGCCATTCCCCTCGGTTTGATTTTGATTCCGTTCATTGAAAATATCAATAAGTTTCAAAATCCCTTCCGTCGCCCCGTTGCCATGGCGGTCTTTATGTTTGGCACCTTGGTGACGCTATGGTTAGGTGTGGGTGCGGCATTCCCTCTGGATAAATCCCTGACCCTGGGGCTGTTCTAG
- the petB gene encoding cytochrome b6 has product MNKVYDWFEERLEIQALADDVTSKYVPPHVNIFYCLGGITLTCFLVQFATGFAMTFYYKPTVAEAFTSVQYIMNDVNFGWLIRSVHKWSASMMVLMMILHVFRVYLTGGFKKPRELTWVTGVVLAVITVSFGVTGYSLPWDQMGYWAVKIVSGIPAAIPVVGESLVELMRGGESVGQATLTRFYSLHTFVLPWSIAVFMLMHFLMIRKQGISGPL; this is encoded by the coding sequence ATGAATAAAGTTTACGATTGGTTCGAGGAACGCCTAGAAATACAGGCCCTCGCCGATGATGTGACCAGCAAATACGTCCCTCCTCATGTAAATATTTTTTACTGCCTGGGTGGGATTACACTGACCTGTTTTTTGGTTCAGTTTGCCACTGGTTTTGCGATGACGTTTTATTACAAACCCACGGTAGCCGAGGCCTTTACCTCTGTCCAGTACATCATGAATGATGTCAACTTTGGCTGGTTAATTCGCTCCGTCCATAAATGGTCCGCCAGCATGATGGTGCTGATGATGATTTTGCACGTTTTTCGGGTTTATCTCACCGGCGGTTTCAAAAAGCCCCGGGAGTTGACCTGGGTGACGGGCGTAGTCCTAGCGGTCATTACCGTCAGTTTTGGCGTAACGGGCTACTCTCTGCCCTGGGATCAGATGGGCTACTGGGCGGTCAAAATTGTCTCAGGTATTCCAGCAGCCATTCCGGTAGTGGGTGAGTCTTTGGTGGAATTAATGCGTGGTGGCGAAAGCGTGGGTCAAGCAACCCTAACCCGCTTCTATAGCCTACACACCTTTGTTTTGCCCTGGTCCATTGCGGTCTTCATGCTGATGCACTTCCTAATGATTCGGAAACAGGGCATTTCCGGGCCCCTCTAA
- a CDS encoding WD40 repeat domain-containing protein, whose amino-acid sequence MPWAKVWQTQLGDYITAIAWSPKGNSLVIAAASGEVVLYRNQGQDHRLLRSGDDQSIDTLGFSADGNYIAAAGQSGQVLVWGMEPEPTLLYTLDYEQPWIDQLHWHPQLPVVSFSLGRYVQLWDAIAGEILITVNFEASSVLALAWHPAGHSLAVGGYQGIRVWAGEDWDQDPQNLGFMSACVGLAWSRDGEYLAASNMDHTLFVWKWGDPYPWQMQGFPGKVRQLHWLPLQPGESAPTLISSSQEGIITWQLTGDRKGWEPQILDLHQGSVKALAIEPHQLILASAATDGWICLWQDVKEPIQILEGAADHFSCLSWHPQGHYLAAGGNSGEVMVWEAPVS is encoded by the coding sequence ATGCCCTGGGCAAAGGTTTGGCAAACCCAATTAGGGGACTACATCACGGCGATCGCCTGGTCTCCCAAGGGCAACAGTCTAGTCATCGCCGCCGCCTCCGGGGAAGTGGTTCTCTACCGCAACCAGGGTCAAGACCATCGCCTCCTGCGATCTGGAGATGATCAATCCATTGATACCCTCGGATTCTCTGCAGACGGAAACTATATTGCCGCAGCGGGGCAATCCGGCCAGGTCTTGGTGTGGGGCATGGAGCCAGAGCCAACCCTCCTTTACACCCTGGACTATGAGCAACCCTGGATTGATCAACTCCATTGGCACCCCCAACTTCCGGTGGTCAGTTTTAGTTTGGGTCGTTATGTCCAACTGTGGGATGCGATCGCCGGCGAAATTTTAATCACGGTGAATTTTGAAGCCTCATCAGTATTAGCCCTGGCCTGGCATCCAGCGGGACATTCCCTGGCCGTCGGTGGCTATCAAGGCATTCGCGTCTGGGCCGGTGAAGATTGGGATCAGGATCCCCAAAACCTGGGTTTTATGTCCGCCTGCGTGGGTCTAGCCTGGTCACGGGACGGCGAATACCTGGCCGCCAGCAATATGGATCACACCCTGTTTGTCTGGAAATGGGGGGATCCCTACCCCTGGCAAATGCAAGGCTTTCCCGGAAAAGTACGCCAACTCCACTGGCTGCCCCTCCAACCTGGGGAATCCGCCCCCACCCTCATTAGTAGTTCTCAAGAAGGGATTATTACCTGGCAACTGACCGGCGATCGCAAGGGCTGGGAACCACAAATTTTAGATCTCCATCAGGGCAGTGTCAAAGCCCTAGCCATTGAACCCCATCAACTAATTTTGGCATCTGCGGCCACCGATGGCTGGATTTGTCTCTGGCAGGATGTCAAAGAACCCATTCAAATTCTCGAGGGAGCAGCGGATCACTTTAGTTGCCTGAGTTGGCATCCCCAGGGTCATTATTTAGCCGCAGGGGGGAATAGTGGCGAAGTCATGGTCTGGGAAGCTCCAGTTTCTTAG